DNA from Dokdonella koreensis DS-123:
TCCGGTCTCGGCTCCGGTCCCGGCTCCGGTCTCGGCTCCGGCCTCGGCTCCGGTCTCGGCTCCGGTCTCGGCTCCGGTCTCGGCTCCGGTCTCGGCTCCGGTCTCGGCTCCGGTCTCGGCTCCGGCCTCGGCTCCGGCCTCGGCTCCGGCCTCGGCTCCGGCCTCGGCTCCGGCCTCGGCTCCGGCCTCGGCTCCGGCCTCGGCTCCGGCCTCGGCTCCGGCCTCGGCTCCGGCCTCGGCTCCGGCCTCGGCTCCGGCCTCGGCTCCGGCCTCGGCTCCGGCCTCGGCTCCGGCCTCGGCTCCGGCCTCGGCTCCGGCCTCGGCTCCGGCCTCGGCTCCGGCCTCGGCTCCGGCCTCGGCTCCGGCCTCGGCTCCGGCCTCGGCTCCGGCCTCGGCTCCGGCCCCTGTTTCGACGACGCAAACCGAACTGCCGTTGTCCCGTCCGGTCGCTCCCGCGTCAGCGCCGGCCCGGTCCGAACAGGCGCCGGCAGCGAACACGCCGCCGGCACGCGACAGCGGCGACTAGCTGCAGGATCGCCACCTCCCGCTCCGGCACGATCGGCCGGAGCGGGAATGCGGCCCAGCCGGCATCCCGGACCCGGCCAGCGCAGTCCACGCAGATCTCGGAAGGAACCACCGGCCCGGTGCCACCGGGCCGGCCGCCATCGGCCCGGCGCCGGATCAGGCGCCCGGCAACGGCCGGTCGATCAGGCCGTGTTGTCCGGCCAGATGTGCCAATGCCACCGTATTGTCGACACGCAGCTTGTCGAACAGGCGGTACTTGTAGGTCGCGACGGTTTTCGCGCTCAGCTTCATGATGCGCGCGATGTCACGCATCTCCCGTCCCTGCGCCAGCATCATCGCCACTTCGAGCTCACGCGCCGTCAACAGTTCGAACGGGGAATCGCGATGGCCATCCAGCGCACTCAGGGCCAGTTGCTCGGCGACGTGCTGGGCCAGATAGCGCCGGCCATCGGCGACCGCCCGGATCGCCTTCAGCAGTTCCTCGGCGGGGCATCCCTTGGTCAGGTATCCACCCGCCCCCGCCTCCAGCAGACGCCTCGGAAACGGCGAGTCGCTGACCATCGACAGGATGATGATGCGCGTGGCCAGCTTGGAACGGTTGACGCGCTCGGTCAGTTCGACGCCGCTCAGGCCCGGCATGTGCACGTCCACCAGCGCGACATCGGGCTTCTCGCGCCGGATCAGCGCCAGCCCCGTCTCGCCGTCGGACGCTTCGCCGACCACCGACAGATCCAGTTGCGCCGCAATGATCATCCTG
Protein-coding regions in this window:
- a CDS encoding response regulator, with protein sequence MIRIVLVDDHELVRTGFRMIIAAQLDLSVVGEASDGETGLALIRREKPDVALVDVHMPGLSGVELTERVNRSKLATRIIILSMVSDSPFPRRLLEAGAGGYLTKGCPAEELLKAIRAVADGRRYLAQHVAEQLALSALDGHRDSPFELLTARELEVAMMLAQGREMRDIARIMKLSAKTVATYKYRLFDKLRVDNTVALAHLAGQHGLIDRPLPGA